A window of Pusillimonas sp. DMV24BSW_D genomic DNA:
CGTTTACCCATGCGTCAGGGGCAACGCAGTTTGAATTTATCCAATGCGGTGGCGGTGACGGTTTACGAGGCGTGGCGCCAGACAGGCTACTTGGGCGGCATTTAAGTTCGTATGTTTTCAGCCTTGGCCTCACGGGCCAGAAGGTCGGAAACCGCTTGTTGAGGGGACACCCCCTCAAATAAAACATGACACACGGCTTCGGTAATGGGAAGTTCAACGTTATAGTGTTTGCCTAATTGCAGTGCGGCTCTTGCGCAGCGAACGCCTTCTGCTGTAATACCTGTTGCAAGAATGTCGGCTAACGGTTGCCCGTGGCCGAGCGCCAGGCCCACTTGTCTGTTCCGCGATAAAGGCCCAGTTGCCGTGAGTACCAGGTCGCCCAGCCCGGTTAGGCCGGAAAAAGTATCGGCCCGGCCTCCCATTGCCTGTCCAAGCCGCTGCATTTCCGCCAGGCCTCGCGTAATGATGGCTGCGCGGGCATTGGTGCCCAATTCGAGCCCGTCGGCGATACCGCACGCAATAGCCATGACGTTTTTCATGGCGCCGCCTACTTCAACCCCAACGATGTCCCGACTTGAATAGATCCGAACCGGTCCGCCGTGCAACGCCTCGGTTGTATCGTCGATAACGGTTTTTGAGTTGCTGGCGATAGTAAGCGCCACGGGGAGGCCTTGCGCCACTTCTTTGGCGAACGAGGGCCCCGAGAGCACACCGAGCCCAACGTTGCTGACGTCGCCCAGCGAAGCTTGTGCAATCTCGTGCGGAAGCCGCCCGTTTTCGGGGTCGAAACCTTTGCAGGTCCAGACGACACTGACGAACGCGCTGCATTGTCTTAAGTAAGGTGCAATTTTTGTGCAGACCTCTTCAAGGCCGGCAACCGGTACACCCAGAATAATGAGGTGATTGGTGACCTTCGGGTTGACGGCGCAAACATGATGTAACGCTTCATCAAGGTGACTGGTGGCTTTGAGTGCGGGCGGTAACACAATGTTGGGCAGGTAGCGCGTGTTCTGCCTTTGTTGGCTAATGGCGTGGGCGGTTGCGGCGTCTCGGGCCCAGAGAAGGGTATCGCTTTTCCGGCTCGCGATAGCGGCAAGCGCCGTGCCCCAGCTTCCCGCACCCAGTACGCTAACGCGTAACGGGTTGGGTGGGGTTACCGTGGTTGCATTCATTGCTTTGCGGGTTACTGCTTTGTTGCACCGGGTGGGATTTCAATACCGGCGCTTTGCTGCTTGTTCTCTTCGGCAGCTTGTGCCAAACGCTGCTCGTACAGCGACTGGAAGTTGACTTCAGCCAAGTGCAGCGCAGGCATGGTGGTGCGAGTGATTGCATCGGCAATGGTGGCCCGCAAGTAGGGGTAAAGCATGGTTGGGCACACAATTCCCAATAGTGGGTCAAGCTGGTCGGCAGGGATGTTGGCCGCCTCGAAGATACCGGCCTGAGTCGCCTCGACCAAATAAAGGGTTTTATCATTGATGCGGGTTGTGACCGTAACCTGGACGGTTGATTCGTAAATGGTATCCGCCAATTGCTGGCCACCTACATTGATACTGACTTCGACATTGGGCGCTTCCTGCTCCAGGAAAATCTGGGGCGCATTGGGCATTTCCAAAGACAGGTCTTTAACGTAAGTGCGTTGCAGGTTGAAGCTGGGGTCTTTTGCCTGACTGTTGGCGCCAGCCTGATCTTGTTCGGCCATATTGTGTTCCTGATAGGTTAATTACCCGTTTATAGGGGGATTTTGAAATGGTGTTAGTTGCTTAGCATGGGAACGAGCTTGTCGGCGCGATCAAGCGCGGCCAATTCGTCGTAACCACCGACGTGGGTGTCGTTAATATAAATTTGGGGTACGGTGCGACGCCCGGTTCGCTCCATCATGAGCGCACGTTGCTCCTGATCGGTGTCGATACGGATTTTTGTAATTTCGGATACGCCACGTTTTTTCAGCAGCATCTCGGCACGCACGCAGAAAGGACAAACGGCGGTGCAATACATTGTGACTGTTGCCATGTAAACCTCGGTAAAGTGTGAAACAGAGCTTGTGGAAAGGGTAAGAGTTAATGTTTACCGCTTACCGGCATGCCGGCGTCTATCCACTTGCGCAACCCTCCTTCAAGGGTAACGGCTTCTTTAAAACCATTTTTACGCAGTTTACCGGCTACCGTAGCCGATTCACGCCCATGTTCGCAAACGACGATAATAGGTTTGTCTTTGGGCAGCGTGCTCATTTTGGTGTCGATGTCGGCAACCGGAATGTTTTTCGCTTGGGGGATGCTGCCCCCTTTGAATTTTTCGTGGCTGCGTACGTCGATGAACACACCGTTGCTTTGATTTGCCAGTTGAACGGCTTGCGACACGCCGACTGCGCTCGCACGTGCGCCTTTCATAATCGTAGGCCACAAAAGCATGGCCCCGGATACAAGGGCTATTATTACAATATAAAGGTTGCTGTCGCTAAGAAGAAAGTCCACGATACGGTCCAGTTTGATTCGTCAAAAAAACTTCGATAATACGGGATTATAAAATGGACGCGCTTATTCAATTTTTAGGTAACTTGTCTCATGCATAAATTAGTACTCATGCGCCACGGGGAAAGCCAGTGGAATCTTGAAAATCGATTCACCGGATGGACTGATGTCGATCTGACTGAAACGGGTCGAATGCAGGCGCAGAAAGCGGGTGAACTGCTGAAAGCGGAAGGATTTGAGTTCGATCTGGCGTTTTCGTCGGTGCTCAAGCGCGCTATCCGGACTTTATGGATCGCCCTGGATGCCATGGACGCCATGTATACCCCGGTGGGGCTAAGCTGGCGTTTGAATGAGCGCCATTATGGCGCATTGCAGGGTTTGAACAAATCGGAAACAGCGGCCAAATATGGCGACGAGCAAGTGTTGGTGTGGCGTCGTGCGTATGCCATCGCGCCAAATCCACTTGAGCTCGATGATCCGCGCCATCCGCGCTTTGATAAACGCTATGCCAAGATCCCAGCCGATCAGTTGCCGGCAACGGAGTGTCTGAAAGATACGGTTAATCGCGTAGTTCCTTTTTGGAATGAGTCGATTGCCCCCGCCCTCAGGTCGGGTCGTAAGGTGCTGGTGGCCGCACATGGGAACAGTTTGCGCGCTCTGATCAAACATCTCGATGGTATTTCCGACGATGAGATTGTTGGGGTGAATATTCCCACCGGTCAGCCGCTGGTTTACGAGCTCGACGACGAGCTTCGTCCGATCCGTAACTATTATTTGGGCGATGCAGCCGAAATCGAAGCAGCGATGGCGGCGGTTGCTGCCCAGGGTAAAGCGAAAAAGGGCTAGTATTTATGCGGTATGCGCTTGGCTTGGCAATGTTGGCCTTATGGTCGACGGTCGCGGCGGCGGATCAAACTTCCGCGCAGCTAAAGGCACGCCAGGCGCAAATGCAACAACAGCAGGCCGAATTGCAGGACCGTATTAACACGCTCCAGAAAACCATTGAGCGTCAGGCACGCTCGCGCGAGGATGCGCTTGATCAGTTGAAGGCTTCCGAAACGGCCATTTCAGTGGTGGTGCGCGAGCTTGCAGAGCTGGCTGATGAAGAAAAACGTGTCACTCAAGAGCAGGAGCGATTGGCACAAAATATTGAGCAAACCCGTGAGCGGATCCAAGTTCAGCGTGACTCTTTGGCTGATCAGTTAAGGGCGCAGTATGCCGGCGGACTGTCTCCCTGGACTGCTTTGCTTTCCGGCGAAGATCCGCATCGCATCGGCCGTGAGCTAGCCTATTTGGGTTATGTCTCTCGCTCACAGGCACAGGCGGTGCGCAATTTGCAGGAAACCTTGGGGCAGTTGGAAGCGCTCACGCAGCAACTGGCGCAACGTGAGGCTGAACTTGTTGCCTTGCGGGCGCAAACCAGTCAGAAGAAAGCAGTACTGGAAGAACAAAAAGCTGAAAGGGCGCAGGTACTGGCTCGCGCTGAAACGGCTTTGAAACAGCGTCGAACCGAGGCTGAGACACTTGAGCAGGATGCGCAGCGGTTGGAGGGGCTGGTAGAGGGTTTACAAAGCGCGATTAAAGAGCAAGAGGCGGTAGAGCGTCGCGAACGGGAGCGATTGGCAGCCGAGCGCAGAAAGCGTGAGCAGGAGGCTGCGCAACGTGCTGAACGTGAGCGTATCGAGCGTGAGGCAAGGGAGCGCGAGACCGAGGTGGTTCGTGTTACGCCTTCCGAGCCCGTAACGACGGTTGAAGCGACTGAAGCGGAAACCACTCCTGAAGAAACCGCCGGCACCCAGGAACCAATTGCGCCGTTGTCGGGTCTGAGAAAAGGGCTTCCCGCACCGGTTCAGGGTCAGGTGCTCGGACGTTTCGGCGCTGAACGCCCGGACGGCGGCATTTGGCGTGGTGTGGTTTTGCGTGCCCCTGAAGGAACGGCAGTCCGCCCGGTTGCCGCTGGACGTGTGGTTTACGCCAATTGGCTGAACGGTTTTGGCAACTTGCTTATTGTGGACCACGGTGAGGGTTATCTAACTGTTTATGCCTATAACCAAAGTCTGCTTAAGAAAGTGGGGGAGCGTGTGGGGCCGCAGGATACGATTGCCAGGGTGGGCGCAACCGGTGGGCAGGTTGAGCCAGGCCTTTATTTTGAAATTCGGCATGGCGGTACGCCGGTTAACCCGCTGATTTGGTTGGCGCGTTAAGGTACTATAGGCGCAGCAGGCAGTTATATTGATGTTTTTAATACGGGAATGTGCATGGGCACTCGCAAAATAGGTCGGTTTGGGTTGGTTATGTCAGGTATCGTGGGCGGGGTCTTGCTCAGCCTGGGTATTTCGGCCGTGGCGCAACGTGGTGAACCGTTGCCGTTAAAAGAGCTACAGCAGTTTGCCAACGTTTTTTCCGCGATTAAATCCAGTTATGTTGAGCCATTGGGTGATAAAGACCTGATGGACGATGCAATTCGCGGCATGTTCAGCGATCTTGACCCGCATTCCGCTTACCTGGACCCGGAAGCCTTCAAGGAAATGGAGGCCATTACTCAAGGCGGTTTTGGAGGCCTGGGCATTGAAATTGGCAGTGAAGACGGTATGCCTAAAGTGATTGCACCTATCGAGGACACGCCCGCTGCCCGTGCCGGTATTATGTCCGGCGACATCATCACGCATATCGATGGCAAGCCTACCAAGGGTCTAACTCTAAGCGAAGCGGTTAAATTAATGCGGGGCGAACCGCAAACGTCCATTGTTTTAACCATTCGTCGCGCAGGCCAGGACAAGCCGCTTGTCGTGAAAATTGTGCGCGATATGATCAAAGTGCGTAGTGTGCGCAGCAAAATGTTGCCCGACGACATCGCCTACGTCAGAATTAGCCAGTTCCAGGAGCGCACGGTTTCCGATTTGGCCAAACAGTTAAGGGAGTTGGGTGGAGCCGGTGCGCCGAAAGGTATGGTGCTCGACTTGCGCAACGACCCAGGCGGCCTGCTTGATGCAGCAATTGGTGTGTCGTCGGCCTTTTTGCCGCCTGATGTCCTTGTTGTATCCACCAAAGGGCGTATTCCTTCAGCCAACCGCGAGTATTTCGCCAAGCCGGTTGATTATGTGCGTAGCTTCGGCGGCGGTATCAACAATGATTACGCGTTTCCTGAGTGGGCCAGAGCGGTGCCTCTGGTGGTATTGATCAATGTCGGCTCGGCTTCAGCGTCTGAAATTGTTGCGGGAGCTTTGCAGGATCATGACCGGGCCAAAGTACTGGGTAATCGTTCATTCGGGAAAGGTTCCGTTCAAAGTGTGTTGCCGCTGTCGGAGGACTCCGGCATCAAGCTAACCACAGCGCTGTATTACACGCCTAATGGCCGGTCTATTCAGGCAACCGGGGTAGAGCCGGACATTACTATCGATGACACCGCTCAGGGCAATCTGTTCCGTATTCCTCGTGAGGCCGATTTGGAACATCATTTATCCAATGGGTCATCGGCACCGGAAGTCGTCACGCCCACCGACGACGAGGAAGAGATCAATCCGGATATCAAAATGTTTGAAATTGGCGGCGAAGATGATTTCCAGCTTAAGCAGGCCGTTAATTTCCTTCAGGGCAGAAAAGTAAGTCAGAATGAGTTAGAGGCTAAACCCGCCACGGATGCGGAAAAAAAAAATGATGTAAGCCGGGTGGAGCCCGAACAAAGTACCCCTGCCCGTTTGAGTGACACCCCTTCCGGGACGGTGGAGCGCTATCGCGTTACGCCCGACGGCATGATCAAGGTGGAATAATGGATGATGCGCAACTCCTGCGATATGCGCGTCATATTCTTCTTGATGAGCTGGGTATCGAAGGGCAGGAAAGGTTGCTTCAATCGCGCGTTTTAATTGTGGGTGCCGGTGGGCTGGGTTCGCCGGCGGCGCTGTACCTGGCTGCCGCAGGGGTGGGGCATATTACGCTTGCCGACGACGACGACGTTGAGATCAGTAATTTGCAACGGCAGATTCTGCACGCTACGACGTCAGTGGGGCAACCCAAGGCCGAGTCAGGTTTAAAAGCGTTGGGGCGTTTGAATCCCGAGGTTGAAGTTGAGGCTTATGTTGGGCGCTTAAGCGGGCATTTGCTTGACGAGGCTGTTGCGCAAGCCGATATCGTGCTTGATTGCTGTGATAATTTTGATACGCGGCACGATGTTAATCGCAGCTGTGTTTCGCATCATCGTCCTTTGGTGTCCGGCGCAGCAATTCGTTTTTCGGGGCAGGTTAGTGTATTTGATATGCGACGTCCTGATGCCCCTTGCTACCAGTGTTTATTTCCACAGGCCGACGAGGCAGAGGAGATCAGTTGCGCTACAACCGGAGTGCTGGGGCCGTTGGTCGGGATTATCGGTAGTATGCAGGCGGCTGAAGCCATCAAGGTTATCGCGCAAATGGGGGAACCGCTGGTGGGGCGTCTTTTGTGTCTGGATGCGTTACGGATGCAGTGGAACGAAATTCGGTTTCGTAAAGACCCCGCTTGTTTGGTATGCGGCGCGGGTCACTAACAAGCGTTCGCGGTGTTAAACCCGTAACGGTCGTCTACCGGTTAATAATTGCCCCAGGCTGTTAACACGTAAGTTCACGTATTGGTTGCGGCCCCGGTGCGATGCGGAGAAGGGTGTTGACGGATGATACACATGCACGGTACGCATGCCGGTTTTCCGTGCCGCCTTCAGGTTCTTCAAGGTGTCTTCAACCAAAATAACCTTTGAGGGGGTGGTGCCTAAACGGGCCCGTATTTGTTGCATGAGCGCATGCGAAGGCTTGGGGCGGATTTTCCCTTGAAGGTGCATGTGGTCGATAGACCAGATCATATCGAAGAAGGGCAGAATCCCTAATGTCTGGAGCACGGTTCGCGCGTAGGTTTCGGGCGCGTTGGTGAGCAATATTTTCGTGCCGGGCAAACGCTGGAATTTGCGTATTAAACCGGTTTCTGAGTGAACTAATGGGCGTGGGTCGAAATCGTGGCTTAAGTCGAGGAACGTTTTGGCATGAATGCCATGGTGTCGTACCAGGCCGATAACAGTTGCGCCGTAACGTTTCCAATACAGGGCGCGCAAACGGTTCGCTTCAGCGTCGTTAACGCTTAGACTTTTCGCGACCGCTTCAGTCATCTTGCCGTCGATCACCTTAAAGATGGATTTCGAGCTGTCGTGCAGCGTATTGTCGAGATCGAACAACCATACCGGCGCGTTATGTGCGTAGGCACGCCGGGGCCGGTGCCGTGGAATGCGCAAGCCCTGCGATTTCATTGCTAGAAAGCGCTGATCATGGTTCCGACGCCGCGGTCGGTGAGTATTTCAAGTAACAGGCAGTGAGGAACACGCCCATCGATAACATGAACTGAATTGACACCATTGCGTGCCGCATTCAGGGCGGACGAAATTTTCGGCAGCATGCCGCCGGAAATGGTGCCGTCCTCAAATAGTTCATCGATGGTCTGGGCCGACAAGGTGCGCAGTAACTCGCCTTGCTTGTCGAGCACGCCGGGTGTGTTGGTAAGCATGACCAGTTTTTCGGCACCCAGTACTTCGGCCATTTTACCGGCGACCAAGTCGGCATTGATGTTATAAGCCCGGCCGTCTTCCCCATAGCCGATCGACGAGATGACGGGGATGAACTGATCGTCTTGCAGGGCCTTGACCACTGCAGGTTCAATACGGCTGATATCCCCTACGTAGCCGATATCCAGCCACTCGCCCGGCTTTTCTTTGTCTGCTATGAGTTTTTTATGCGCTTGAATCAGGCAACCATCTTTTCCAGTAAGGCCTACAGCCTTGCCGCCGGCTTCGTTGATCATCATGACGATGTCTTGTTGCACCTGTCCGCCAAGCACCCACTCCACGACTTCCATCGTTTCCGCGTCGGTGACCCGCATACCCTGAACAAACGCGCCTTCTTTACCAACACGTTTGAGGGCTTCATTAATTTGCGGGCCGCCCCCATGAACCACAACCGGGTTCAACCCGACCAGTTTGAGCAAAACGACATCGTGGGCGAAGCTGCGTTGCAACTCCTCTTCCGTCATGGCGTTACCGCCATATTTAATGACCACGGTTTTGCCGTGAAATCGGCGGATGTAGGGTAAGGCTTCAGAAAGTACCGCTGCTTTTACCGTGGCTGAATGAGACGAGTTGTCGGAGGAAGACATGTTCATGAGGGCGAAAATTGATTTGTTAGCCCGCCAGCGCTTGCTCGACGGTATTGATGAATTCGGCCTTATTGTAATTGCCCAGATAGCGTTTGACGATATTGCCCTGTTTGTCGATCAGGAAGGCGGTGGGTGTTAGCTGAACATTGCCGAACGCACGCGCAATGTCGCCGCTTGCATCGTGAACGACCGTAAAGGGAAGATTGCGTGTTTGGGCATAGGTGCGGACGTAGTCCACCGGGTCATAATCCATTGCGACGGCAACGACCTCGTACCCTTTTGGTGCGTATTGCTGATACGTTTCGATGGTGTCGGGCATTTGCTGAATGCAGGTGACGCAACTGGTGGCCCAGAATTTAACCAATACGACTTTGCCGCGCAAATCTTCGGTGCTGAATTGCTCGTTTTTTAACGAGGTAAAGCCCACTTGCGGCGCGCTGCGGGAGGGTGACGACAGTTGCCATGCAAGCAGCCCTACCAGGGCAATCGCGACAACAATACCAATTTTCAGTGCTTTCATTGGACGGGCATCGTTTGAACTTCAGGGTTGCTGGATGGGCTTGAAGCGGCAGGCTGAGAGGAGGTTGTTTGTTCACCGGACGGTGCCGCCTGATTGCCTTGCTGTTGGACCAGACTTTCGCGTGACACGATGGTAAACAGTTTGACGACTTCATTGACACCTTGCACGTTGGCTGCCACTTTTGCCGCCATACGTCCTTCTGTGTCAGTGACTTTACCCATGAGATAGACCACACCGCGTTCAGTTGTTACGACAATGGTGGCGGCCGGCACTTCTTTGGCTTCGATAAGGCTTGCTTTCACCTTGGTGGTAATCCACGTGTCGTTGGTACGAACACTTAATGGGGTAACGCTGCCGATGCGAACGCGATTGATCACTTCTTTGACGTTTTCGATACCTCGGGCAATGGCCTCGGCGCGGGCTTTATCGGCCTCGTTGGGTACATCGCCGTATATGAGAACCTTGCCTGCATACGACACGCTGGTCAGGCGGACATCGGGTCGGTCGTTGAAGGCCCGACCAACCTCGATTGAAAACTTCATTTCAATGGCTTGGTCTTCGACCTGTTCGCCTGCGGTGCGGCGATCAGTGGCCAAAAGAGCGGTGGTTGCGGCGGCTCCGCCCACAACCAGTGGTGCGCATGCTGACATCAGTGTGGCTACGCTCAGTAAAAATGCCACTAAGAGCGCGCGAGAGGAGGTAAATGTTGCAGTCATTAGAGCGAGTCTCCGAGTAAGAGGGCGTCGATTCCGTCACATAGGGCATGCAGCAGGATGATATGTACTTCCTGAATGCGCATGGTGCGGTCGTGAGGTACGCATAAATGGATATCGGTTTCGTAAAGCTGTTCACCGATTTTTCCGCCCCCTTTTCCAGTTAGGGCGATAACGGCCATGTCGCGGTCGTGTGCTGCCTCAATGGACCGCAAAACGTTGGGTGAGTTCCCGCTGGTGGAAATGGCAACGAGAATGTCGCCTGGTTGGCCGAGCGCCATGACTTGGCGTTCAAAAATATGATCGAAGCCGTAGTCGTTACCGACTGCAGTCATGATGGATGAGTCGGTATTCAGGGCTATGCCGGCCAGAGGAAGGCGGTCTCGTTCAAAACGGCCTACCAGCTCGGCAACAAAGTGCTGGGCGTCGGCGGCGGAGCCACCGTTACCGCATGCCAGTATTTTGTTATTGTTCACCAAAGCGGCGAACGCCATGTCGACCGCTGTGGCAAGGGGTTCCGCAAGCGCCTGGGAGCTCGCCTTGAAGGTATCGATAGCGTCGTCGAAATGCGACGACATTCGGGAGGTCATATCCATAAACGCTATTATCTCATGGTCGAAAAAGCCGGATGTAACGTTTTTTCGCGAAAGTTATACAGTTCGAAAGGCATCCTGAAGCCAGCAAAGCCGGCTGCCATTGAATGTAATGATATCGAAACGGCACGGCGGGGTTTGTTTGAAGTGGCGGCGAACAAGGTGAGGCAGCCAGAATTGGGCTGCCCGAATAACGCGTTTTTGTTTGTGCCGCCCTACTGTTTCGGCCGCCGAGCCGTAATTGGCGTTGCGCCGACAGCGTACTTCGATAAATACAAGTATATTCTGGTCGCGCGCAACGATATCGATTTCCCCAGCACGGCACTTAAGGTTGCGTGCGAGTACGCATAAGCCGTGTTGTGTCACATGATAACAAGCCTGGCTTTCGGCTGCGTGCCCCAATTGCTGGCTTGCGGATACGGGGGTGAAGGGCAGGGGCATGGCTGTTTTAGGCGTCGTATTTTTTCTGCGACGACGAATCGCCCTTTCCTGTGCTGATCGGATTACCTGTTCCGGGCTTAGTGGCTTTGGCAAAGAAGCGTCGCTCATGAAATTGAATAACTGTAACTAAGGCTGCCTAGTATGCGTGAAGAGAATGGGTTTGATGAACCCCCAATGTCGTGGAAACGTCTCACTGAACGGGTGGACCAGCAAGATTGGCCTGCCGGTGCGTTGTATGTCATTGCGACGCCTATTGGTAACTTGGCCGACTTGAGCCTGCGGGCTGTAGAGGCGTTGCGGCGATGCGACGTGATCGCAGCTGAGGATACCCGCTCCAGCCGCCAACTACTGGATGCCTGGGGGGTGAACACGCCCATGATGGCCGCTCATCGGCACAATGAGGCAAGTGCTGCCCAGGCCATTATTGGGCGTCTGCAGAAAGGAGAGCGGGTAGCTCTGATCTCCGATGCTGGTACGCCTGCCGTGAGTGACCCGGGGGCGCGGGTGGTGCGAACGATTGTTGCCGAAGGTTATCGCGCGATTCCGGTTCCGGGAGCCAGTGCAGTGATGGCGGCTTTGATGGTAAGCGGCGCTACAACGGATGACAACCCGGCTTATATGTTTGCCGGCTTTACGCCGCACAAAACAACGGCGCGTCAAAAGTGGTTTCGACGCTGGTCAGCAACCAATATGCCGGTTGTGTTTTTTGAGTCACCCCATCGTCTTGCCGCGTCGATGGGCGATTTGGCCGATGTGCTGCCCGGTGATCGTCTGGTGACGATTGCACGCGAGCTTACCAAACGGTTTGAACAGGTTGTGACGTTGCCGCTTAATGAAGTGCAGGCATGGCTGCAGCAGGATCCACATCATAGCCAGGGCGAGTTTGTATTGGTTTTGCATCCGTCACCTGATGCGCCTGATGAAGCGCCGCCGGCTTATGTGTCGACATTGCTGGATGCACTGTTGGAGGATTTAAGCGTGAAAGATGCCGCGCGGATTGCGGCGCGGGCAACGAATTTGCCCAAAGCAGATTTGTACCGCATGGCCTTGGAGCGCGGGAAGAATGAGTTGTAAG
This region includes:
- the grxC gene encoding glutaredoxin 3: MATVTMYCTAVCPFCVRAEMLLKKRGVSEITKIRIDTDQEQRALMMERTGRRTVPQIYINDTHVGGYDELAALDRADKLVPMLSN
- a CDS encoding S41 family peptidase codes for the protein MGTRKIGRFGLVMSGIVGGVLLSLGISAVAQRGEPLPLKELQQFANVFSAIKSSYVEPLGDKDLMDDAIRGMFSDLDPHSAYLDPEAFKEMEAITQGGFGGLGIEIGSEDGMPKVIAPIEDTPAARAGIMSGDIITHIDGKPTKGLTLSEAVKLMRGEPQTSIVLTIRRAGQDKPLVVKIVRDMIKVRSVRSKMLPDDIAYVRISQFQERTVSDLAKQLRELGGAGAPKGMVLDLRNDPGGLLDAAIGVSSAFLPPDVLVVSTKGRIPSANREYFAKPVDYVRSFGGGINNDYAFPEWARAVPLVVLINVGSASASEIVAGALQDHDRAKVLGNRSFGKGSVQSVLPLSEDSGIKLTTALYYTPNGRSIQATGVEPDITIDDTAQGNLFRIPREADLEHHLSNGSSAPEVVTPTDDEEEINPDIKMFEIGGEDDFQLKQAVNFLQGRKVSQNELEAKPATDAEKKNDVSRVEPEQSTPARLSDTPSGTVERYRVTPDGMIKVE
- the gpmA gene encoding 2,3-diphosphoglycerate-dependent phosphoglycerate mutase — encoded protein: MHKLVLMRHGESQWNLENRFTGWTDVDLTETGRMQAQKAGELLKAEGFEFDLAFSSVLKRAIRTLWIALDAMDAMYTPVGLSWRLNERHYGALQGLNKSETAAKYGDEQVLVWRRAYAIAPNPLELDDPRHPRFDKRYAKIPADQLPATECLKDTVNRVVPFWNESIAPALRSGRKVLVAAHGNSLRALIKHLDGISDDEIVGVNIPTGQPLVYELDDELRPIRNYYLGDAAEIEAAMAAVAAQGKAKKG
- a CDS encoding rhodanese-like domain-containing protein; protein product: MKGARASAVGVSQAVQLANQSNGVFIDVRSHEKFKGGSIPQAKNIPVADIDTKMSTLPKDKPIIVVCEHGRESATVAGKLRKNGFKEAVTLEGGLRKWIDAGMPVSGKH
- the secB gene encoding protein-export chaperone SecB, encoding MAEQDQAGANSQAKDPSFNLQRTYVKDLSLEMPNAPQIFLEQEAPNVEVSINVGGQQLADTIYESTVQVTVTTRINDKTLYLVEATQAGIFEAANIPADQLDPLLGIVCPTMLYPYLRATIADAITRTTMPALHLAEVNFQSLYEQRLAQAAEENKQQSAGIEIPPGATKQ
- a CDS encoding murein hydrolase activator EnvC family protein; this translates as MRYALGLAMLALWSTVAAADQTSAQLKARQAQMQQQQAELQDRINTLQKTIERQARSREDALDQLKASETAISVVVRELAELADEEKRVTQEQERLAQNIEQTRERIQVQRDSLADQLRAQYAGGLSPWTALLSGEDPHRIGRELAYLGYVSRSQAQAVRNLQETLGQLEALTQQLAQREAELVALRAQTSQKKAVLEEQKAERAQVLARAETALKQRRTEAETLEQDAQRLEGLVEGLQSAIKEQEAVERRERERLAAERRKREQEAAQRAERERIEREARERETEVVRVTPSEPVTTVEATEAETTPEETAGTQEPIAPLSGLRKGLPAPVQGQVLGRFGAERPDGGIWRGVVLRAPEGTAVRPVAAGRVVYANWLNGFGNLLIVDHGEGYLTVYAYNQSLLKKVGERVGPQDTIARVGATGGQVEPGLYFEIRHGGTPVNPLIWLAR
- a CDS encoding TlpA disulfide reductase family protein, which encodes MKALKIGIVVAIALVGLLAWQLSSPSRSAPQVGFTSLKNEQFSTEDLRGKVVLVKFWATSCVTCIQQMPDTIETYQQYAPKGYEVVAVAMDYDPVDYVRTYAQTRNLPFTVVHDASGDIARAFGNVQLTPTAFLIDKQGNIVKRYLGNYNKAEFINTVEQALAG
- a CDS encoding HesA/MoeB/ThiF family protein, giving the protein MDDAQLLRYARHILLDELGIEGQERLLQSRVLIVGAGGLGSPAALYLAAAGVGHITLADDDDVEISNLQRQILHATTSVGQPKAESGLKALGRLNPEVEVEAYVGRLSGHLLDEAVAQADIVLDCCDNFDTRHDVNRSCVSHHRPLVSGAAIRFSGQVSVFDMRRPDAPCYQCLFPQADEAEEISCATTGVLGPLVGIIGSMQAAEAIKVIAQMGEPLVGRLLCLDALRMQWNEIRFRKDPACLVCGAGH
- a CDS encoding NAD(P)H-dependent glycerol-3-phosphate dehydrogenase; amino-acid sequence: MNATTVTPPNPLRVSVLGAGSWGTALAAIASRKSDTLLWARDAATAHAISQQRQNTRYLPNIVLPPALKATSHLDEALHHVCAVNPKVTNHLIILGVPVAGLEEVCTKIAPYLRQCSAFVSVVWTCKGFDPENGRLPHEIAQASLGDVSNVGLGVLSGPSFAKEVAQGLPVALTIASNSKTVIDDTTEALHGGPVRIYSSRDIVGVEVGGAMKNVMAIACGIADGLELGTNARAAIITRGLAEMQRLGQAMGGRADTFSGLTGLGDLVLTATGPLSRNRQVGLALGHGQPLADILATGITAEGVRCARAALQLGKHYNVELPITEAVCHVLFEGVSPQQAVSDLLAREAKAENIRT
- a CDS encoding BON domain-containing protein, encoding MTATFTSSRALLVAFLLSVATLMSACAPLVVGGAAATTALLATDRRTAGEQVEDQAIEMKFSIEVGRAFNDRPDVRLTSVSYAGKVLIYGDVPNEADKARAEAIARGIENVKEVINRVRIGSVTPLSVRTNDTWITTKVKASLIEAKEVPAATIVVTTERGVVYLMGKVTDTEGRMAAKVAANVQGVNEVVKLFTIVSRESLVQQQGNQAAPSGEQTTSSQPAASSPSSNPEVQTMPVQ
- a CDS encoding pyrimidine 5'-nucleotidase, producing MKSQGLRIPRHRPRRAYAHNAPVWLFDLDNTLHDSSKSIFKVIDGKMTEAVAKSLSVNDAEANRLRALYWKRYGATVIGLVRHHGIHAKTFLDLSHDFDPRPLVHSETGLIRKFQRLPGTKILLTNAPETYARTVLQTLGILPFFDMIWSIDHMHLQGKIRPKPSHALMQQIRARLGTTPSKVILVEDTLKNLKAARKTGMRTVHVYHPSTPFSASHRGRNQYVNLRVNSLGQLLTGRRPLRV
- the argB gene encoding acetylglutamate kinase, with the translated sequence MNMSSSDNSSHSATVKAAVLSEALPYIRRFHGKTVVIKYGGNAMTEEELQRSFAHDVVLLKLVGLNPVVVHGGGPQINEALKRVGKEGAFVQGMRVTDAETMEVVEWVLGGQVQQDIVMMINEAGGKAVGLTGKDGCLIQAHKKLIADKEKPGEWLDIGYVGDISRIEPAVVKALQDDQFIPVISSIGYGEDGRAYNINADLVAGKMAEVLGAEKLVMLTNTPGVLDKQGELLRTLSAQTIDELFEDGTISGGMLPKISSALNAARNGVNSVHVIDGRVPHCLLLEILTDRGVGTMISAF